A region of the Myxococcus stipitatus DSM 14675 genome:
GCGCCGCTCGCGGGACTGGAGGCGGTTGAGGATTCGGAAGCCCTGCGCGTTGCCCTCGAAGCTCTCCAGGTCCTTCCACTCCTCGCGAGACTTGAAGGGGCTCACACGCTCCGGTGTCCCAGGCGCCACGAGCCGCTGCTCCACCCAGTGCTGGATGGCCGCCTCACCCGAGTGACCGAAGGGCGGATTGCCGATGTCATGCGCCAGACACGCCGCCGCGACGATGGTGCCCAGGTGCGAGGGCTCCACCTTCACGTCCTGCATCTTCAGCCCACGCCCCGCGAGCTGCCCCAGGGAGCGCCCCACACAGGACGCCTCGATGCTGTGCGTCAGCCGCGTGCGCGTGTAGTCGCTCGTCGACAGGGGGAAGACCTGCGTCTTGTCGTGCAGGCAACGAAACTCGCTGGAGAAGACGATGCGGTCGTAGTCCACGTCGTACGGCGTGCGCTCGTCCAGCGGCAGGTGCTCCTCGTGGACGGGAGGCCGCTCCACCAGCGCCTCCGTGGGCTTCAGGTCCGAACCCACCCGGTGCCCCGAGAGGAACCGCCGCCACTGCTCCGTTCGACTGCTGCCCACGGCTGCCTCGCTGTCGCTCTCGTGGAAGGACTTCGGGTGGGCATGCTGCCCCCCTCGCACGCCGAGGCAAGTTTTCCCGGCCCAGTGGAGCGAAGCCCCCCACCACCAGGCGGGCGGGCGCCGTTCTGGCGCCTGGGATGGCATGTGCCCCTGGACGGGCGACCCGCCCCTGGGCAGCCTGCGCCCGGTTCCCATCTCCACCGGAACCCAAGGAGTCTCACGTATGAAGCTCAAGGCGTTGTGCATCGCCGTGTCGCTGGTCGCTCTCCCGGGCGTGGCCGCCGCGCAGAGCCCCTTCGATTCCATCAAGAAGGCCGCGGGCGACGCGGGCAAGGCCTCCGTCGAGAAGCGCGTCAACACCAAGCTGACCGATGAGGCGAAGAAGAACCAGTGCAGCTTCAAGACGGGCACCGCCGAGCTGGCCCCTGGCTGCGACGGGAAGCTCAAGAAGCTGGCCTCCGCGCTCATCGACGCCAAGAAGCAGCTCACCGCCGCGGGCGTGAAGAGCTACAAGTTCGAGGTCTCCGGCCACACCGACTCGACGGGTGACGCCGCCAAGAACAAGAAGCTCAGCGAGGAGCGCGCGGAGGCCATCGTCAAGGAGCTGGTCTCGCGTGGCATCGAGCGCGGCGAAATCAACGCCGTGGGCCTCGGCTCCGAGCGGCCCCTGGTGAAGCCGGACAACACCGAGGCCAAGAAGGCCAAGAATCGCCGGTACGAGCTCCAGGTCCGCCTGTAGCCCGACTCAGCGGTTCGCGTGCTTCAACGGCGCCATCTCACCGGATGGCGCCTGCTCGTCCACCTCCCGCGCGTGAGGGATGAACGTCATGGCGCGCTCCGCGAGCGCGGTGATGGTGAGCGAGGGATTGACGCCGGGGTTCGCGGAGATGGCCGAGCCGTCCACCACGTACAGGCCCTGGTAGCCGAAGACGCGGTGGCGGTGGTCGATGACGCCCGTCTCCGCCGAGTCCCCCATGCAACACCCTCCGAGGATGTGCGCCGTCGTGGGGATGCCCAGCACCGTCTCGCTCACCATCGTCATCGGGTAGCCGTCCAGCTTCTCCGAGACACGCTGGGCCAGGTCGAACGCCTCCGGCATGTTGGTGGTGGGCGCGGGGCCTTCTTGCAACCCGGTGACGAGTCCCTTGCGCAGCCCCGTGGTCAGCCCGCGCCGGCGCTGCATGCGCAGGTGCCCTTCCAACGTGCGCATGTAGAGGAGGATCACGGTCCGCCGCGCGAAGTTCGGGACGAACCAGGCCTTGAGGAAGCGCAGCGGGTGCCGCGCGAGCAGCCCCACGAGTCGGGCCAGCCGCGAGAGCATCCTCGCGCCGCGCACCTGGGGCGCCATCAGCAGCCGGAAGAACCCCGAGCCCTCCGGGTAGCGCACCGGCTCCAGGTGCGAGCGCTCGTCGGTGTGCAGGATGGAGCCGATGGCGATGCCCTTCGAGAGGTCCAGTTCCTTCCGCCCGCTGACGATGCCGATGAGCGCCTCGGAGTTGGTGCGCACGCCGTCCCCCAGGCGCTCGGACAGCCGGGGGAGTCCGTCCGGGTGCTCCTTGAGTCGAAGCAGCAGGTCCAGGGTTCCCAGCACGCCACCCGCGAAGATGACGTTGCGCGCGAGGAAGCGCCGCTTCCTTCGAGGCAGCCAGCCCGAGCCCTGGCGCGCCTCCACCTCGTAGCCGCCTCCGGGCAGCGGACGCACCCACGTCGCCTCGGTGTCGGCGTGCAGCGACAGGCCCCGCTTCTCCGCGAGGTAGAGGTAGTTGCGGTCCAGCGTGTTCTTCGCGCCGTGCCTGCAGCCCAACATGCAACCGCCACAGGCGATGCAGCCGGTGCGGTCCGGCCCCTCTCCACCGAAGTAGGGGTCCTTCACGGTGACACCCGGCTCGCCGAAGTACACGGCCACCGTCGTGGGCTGGAAGTCCGTCCGGCCCAGGTCCTGGCCTACCTGCTCGAGGACGCGGTCCGACTCGGTGACGAGCGGATTGACGGTGGCGCCGAGCATGCGCCGCGCGGTGAGGTAGTGCTCGGGCAGTTCCTGCTTCCAGGGGGCGAGGTGGCCCCAGGACGGTGCATCGAAGAAGTCGTCCTTCGGAACCGGCAGGGTGTTCGCGTAGACGAGCGAGCCTCCGCCCACGCCCACGCCGGACAACACGGTGACGTGCCGGAAGAACGTCATCTTGAAGAGCCCGCGCCAGCCGAGCCGGGGCATCCACAGCCAGCGCCGCAGGTTCCAGTTCGTCTTCGGAAAGTCAGCGGGGCCCAGCCGCCGGCCCTTCTCCAGCATCACCACGCGGTAGCCCTTCTCGGTCAACCGCAGCGCACTGGCGCTCCCGCCAAAGCCCGAGCCGATGATGAGCCAGTCGCAATCCATTCCGTGTCCGTCCTCGAACGTCCCCGCGCGGACAGGTACTCCGCGCGCGTGGCGACCTCAGCGACTCCGAGGAGCTTACGCGAAACACCCGTGTGCTCAGCGCACCATGCATGCGCGCTCGCGCCTTCGCATGACGCCCGCCCGACAGGAGGGCATGGGTGGCGCCCTTCGGGTTCGAGTCCTCGACACAGATGGGGGGGCTTGCTTCGTTGAGCGCCGGACAGGCTCGGGGAGCCAAGAAGAAGCCCGCCGGGATGGACACCCACGGCGGGCTTCGGGCTCGACGCGAGAGCTCAGCGGCGAGATGCCATCTTGCGCGTGCGGCGCATCGCCGGCGTCCGCGTCGCGTAGCGGCGGCTCGTCCGAGAAGCCACGCGCTTGGGACGCGACGTCCTGACGCTCCGCCGCGCGCGCGTCGTCCCGGTGCGCATGCGCGATGACATGCGAGCCGAGGACACGAGGTGCTTGCGGGCACTCGGCTTCCGCATGCGGTAGCCGCCCCCGGCCTTCTCGTACTCGGACTTCAGGAGCTGTGCCTTGCGCGCGCTCCAGTGCCCCGCGCGCCCGCCTCGCGAGCCCGCCAGCAGGCGCTTGCGGATGCGCTCCCGCATCGCCGGCCGCGTATACCGACTGCTGGCGGTGGCACGGGCCCCCGCCGTCACACGGCGCCGGGACACGGCGACACGGCGCGGACGCGACACGCGCGTGCGAGAAACCATCCGCCTCCGACGAGGCATCATCCGGGTGCGCGACGTGGCGCGCGAGTTCTTCCTGGCAACCATCAAGTCCCCCCTCCCTGCAACGGGCCTGCTCGCCACAGGTGGGGACGGCCAAGGCACCACGCAATCGCCCCGCCCTCGCGCCTGCCTCCGGCGACGAGGGCCTGCTCCCTCCGCTGCCCTCACTTCGCTCCGGCTTCGGCGGGACGGAAGAGCGCGCACGCCCGCACCGGCTGCGGCGGGTACTTCCCTGGCAACAGCGGGCACATGATGAACACCGACGTCCGCGTCTCGACATAACGCGGAGGCGCGGCACAGCGATGACACAGGCTCTCCGGGAACGGGAGTGACTCGGGCCGCGGCGTCGTCATGGTGCCCTCGATTGTAGACACCCGCGGGCAGGGCCGCCTGGACATCTCGCTCCAGGGGCCCGTGGCCTACGGGCCGCTCACGGCTGGGGGCGCTTCGCGAAGCCACTGAACGGCCGCTTGGACCACGTCCTTGGGGATGGAGTGGCCTCCGGAGAACTCGTGGTAGTGCACCTGAAAGCCCGCCGAGCGCAATTCCGCGACAATGCGCCGGCCGCTGCCTTCGACGGAGAGCACCTGGTCCTTGTCGCCATGCGCGACGAAGATGAATGGCATGCCTCGCGGCTCGTCCGCGTGAACGAACCCAGGCGAGAAGGCGAGGACGCGAGAGAACAGGTCCCCGTTGAGGATTCCCAGCGCCAAGGCATAGGACCCGCCCGCGGAGAACCCCGCCACGCTGATGCGCTCCCGCGCCACGAGGTGACGGGAGAACACGTGCGCCAGCGCGCGGTCGATGAAGCGCAGGTCCTCGCCGTGCTTCCCCATCTTGTCGTCCCACGTCAGCCCCCGTGAGTCGGGGATGAGCATCAGGAGACCCTCGGAGTCCGCCAGCGCTTGCAGCGCCTGGAGCATCTGACCCGCGTTACCTCTGGAGCCATGCAGCACGAGCATCAGCGGCGCGGGCTGGTCCGGGCGAAGGGACTTCGGCACGTACAACAGGCCGTCCCGCGCTCCGCCCAAGCCCAGGGCATGCACACCGGGGGATGCGGGCGTGCCCGTCACCTGTCCCGGGCGTGCATCCACGCGGCCCGAGGTGTCCACCTGTGGCGCTGCTGTCACCGTGCTCGCGGGCTCGGCTTCACGGGGCGCGACGCAGCCCGCGAGGCTCAGCACCAGACAGGCCGCGAGGAGGCTTCGCATGACGGGGAGGCCCCCCATGGGCTCGAGGCCTGAAAGGGAACCTGGGGAATGGCGCATGCGCGGCTCCTCGGGGAAGCACCTCGTGATGGCGCATCATCCAACGTGGAGCACGACTCGAACGCATCTGGTTGCCGGCGCGGGGTGATGCGCGAACCTCGACGCACCGCACCTTGCCGAGCGCCCGCGTCGGCAAACCACCCTGGACAAGCAGGCGCTCGCCAGTGCCTCTCGCGAAGCCCCGAGGGAGCCAAGTGCCTCGTCTCCGACACACGTGTCGCCCCGCCCGGACTCAACCACCCCGGGCGGGAATCTCTCCGCGCTCGTGACGCTGGCGAGGACACCCAGGCGCATGAGCGCCTCGCCCCGAATCGCGTGCGGCTACCGCGGGGCCACGGGCGGCAGCCACTTGCGCAGCACCGCCGGCGCGGATGACCGGTAGATGTTGTCGTGGCGCAGGTCCGGGCGGGGCTCGACCTCCCACTTCAGCCCCGGAGGCGCGCTCGCCTGAAGGACCTCGCGCAGCCGCGCCACGGCGGGGACGATGTCCTCCGTCTCGTTCGACGAGGACACGAACAGCGCCGCGCGCAGGTCCGAGCGACTCGCCAGACGCGCTCCCGCCTCACGCACCAGCGCCTCCTCGTTCCACCAGAGGCTGGGGCTCAGCGCCAGGTACGTGCCGAACAGTTCCGGCTGGAGGAAGAAGGTCTCCATGATGAACAGCCCCGCGAGCGACTCGCCGATGATGGCCCGCTCTCCCGTCACGCGGAACCGCTTCTCCACCTCGGGAATCAGCTCGTCGCGGATGAAGTCCCGGAACGCCGCCGAGCCGCCCGAGCCAGGCACCCACTCCAAGTCCCTGGGAACCGAAGAGGGCCCCGTCATGTCGCGCTTGCGCACCGTGTTCTCGATGCCCACCACGAGCATCGGCCGCAGCTCTCCCGCGCGAATCGCCGCGTCCACCGCGCTGGCGACATGCGGGAAGTCCTCCTGCAGCCCGCCGTCCGGCATGTAGAGCACCGGGAAGCGCGTGTCCTTCGCCGCGTCGTAGCCCGGAGGCAGGTACACGGTGAGACGGCGGTCCTCCTTCAGCTTCGCGGACGCGAGCACGAAGACCTGATGCGCGGGCACCGGCTCGGCCGCGACGGGAGGCGCGCTGCCCACCGTCGCACACCCCGCGATGAACAACCCCAACCCCACGCACACCATCGACTGCCACAACCCCACGCGCTTGCGCATCACGGTCCGTTTCCCTCCGTCAGTCCCGAAGCTCCAGCCACACCGGCGCATGGTCCGAGGGCTGCTTGCCCTTGCGAGCCTCCCGGTCCGTGTCCGCCCCCGTCAACCGCGGCACCAACTGCGCGGACACGTACAGGTGGTCGATGCGCAGGCCCCGGTTCTTCGGGAAGGCCAACATCCGGTAGTCCCACCACGAGAAGCGCTGCGTGTCGGGGTACAGCTTCCGGTACGCATCCGACAGCCCGAAGGCGCACAGGAAGCGCGTCGCGCTCCCGCACCGTGCAGAGCGTCTGCCCCTCCCACTCCTTCGGGTCGTAGATGTCGATGTCCGCGGGCGCGATGTTCCAGTCGCCGCCGAGCACCAGCGCCTCATCGGGGTTGTGCCGCGTGTCCAGGTAGCGCCGAAGCCGGCCGTACCACTCGAGCTTGTACTCGTACTGCGGCGAGTCCAGCGACTGCCCGTTGGGCGCGTACGCGCTCACCACACGGAGGCCGCCCACCGTCGCGGCGATGAGGCGCGCGTGCGTGTCATCCACGCCGTCCGACAGCCCCTTCACCACGTCGCGCGGCTCCTCCTTCGCCAGGATGGCCACGCCGTTGTAGGTCTTCTGCCCGTGGACCGCCGCGTGGTAGCCGGCATCGCGCACGGCCTCCATCGGGAAATCGTCCTCCGTGCACTTCAGCTCCTGAAGGCACAGCACATCCGGCTGCGCGCTCTTCAGCCACTCGAGCAGCCGCTCCTGACGCGCCCGCACCGAGTTCACATTCCAGGTGGCGATTTTCATCGCGGGCACCGTCGCACGCCACCCACGCCCTCGCCACGCTTTTCCCCTCGCGTGCGGCTCCAAAGCCACACCGCGTCTCACGCCCCCGAGGCAATTGGCTGGCACGGCCATCGCAATAGCCCCAGGTGGGAGGACGCCCACAGGTGTCCTCCTGGAGCGCTCTTTCCGGGCGCCCCGCCTGGAGTCGAGGTCGCCATGAGCCCGAGGACGAGGAAGGCCCCCCGCCGCACCCTGGGTTTCACCCTGCCCCCCGCGCTGAAGAAGGCGCTGCTGCCCTCGTGCCTCGCCGCGCTGGGCCTGGCCGCCTGGAGCGACGTCCCCATTCCGGCGACCTGGCGCCCGTGGGTCGCCCTCGCGGAGCAGCAGGTGCGCACCGCCCCCAAGCCCGCCCCCGTGAGCGACGCGAGCCACGGCTTCACCACCGCGCCCCTGCCGCTGCCGGCCCACGCCCCGGAGGCGCCTCGGGAGCACCTGGAGCCCGCGCCTCGCCCCGCGCCCGAGGACGCCCTCGCGCTGTCGCACGAGCACACGCGTCGGGTGGACCACCTGAGCCGCGCGCGCACCCTGAAGGACCTGGGCGACGTGTCCGGCGCGCTCACCGAGGTGCGCCGCGCGCTCCATGACGACCCGGCCGACACGGCTGCGCTCGCGATGGCCGCGCGCCTGGCCCGCCTCCACGGGCAGCCCGAGGTCGCGCTGCTCGCCTACGCCCGACTGGGGAACCTCGCGCCCGAGGAGGCCGGGGCGCTCATCCAGCAGGCTCGCCTGCTCGTGTCCCAGGGGCGCCACGCGGAGGCCGTGCGCGTGGGTGAGGAGGCGGTGCTTCGCGCTCCGGAGGACGCGGAGGTGTACCAGGTGCTCGGACGCGCGCACCTGGGCGCGGGCGAGCTGAGCGCGGCCATCCTCCGCTTCCAGCAGGCCGTCCACCTGGACCCCGAGCATGGCTACGCCCTCAACAACCTCGGGTTCGCGTACCTGCGAGCGGGCGAGGATGCGAAGGCCGCCGAGGTGCTCGCGCAGGCCGCGCAGCTGCTGCCCCACGTGGCCTATGTGCACAACAACCTGGGCGTGGCCTGGGAGCGGCTCGGGAAGAAGGACGAGGCCCGCGCCGCGTACGCCACCGCCACCCGGCTGTCTCCGCGCTACGTCCAGGCCCGCGTCAACACGGACCGGATGGATCGCCTCGCCCAGGCGGACCTGGGCTCGCCTGGGCTTGGGGCCCGGGAAGTCCCGGCCCTCTCCGCGCCGTGACGCCTCCCCGCCTGGAGACCGGACTCCAGGCGGGTGTCGCAGCGGTTCCCGTTCCCGGCCCGGCAGTCTAACGTGCAGCCCCCGTCGAGAAGCACATGACCCTGGCCTCTGTGATGCCCAATCCGCCCGAAGCTTCGCCTCCGTCCACCCCGGCCCCCGTGCCTCCACGCCCCAGCCTGGGCGCGCGCCTCTGGAAGTGGACGAAGCGGCTGCTCATCACCGGGGCCGTGGGCCTGGTCCTGTGCCTGCTCGTCGCCGTGGGCACGTACCTCTACTTCAGCCGCGACCTGCCCTCGGTGGACACGCTGCGCAACTACCAGTTGCCCCAGGTCACCAAGGTGACGTGTGGCGACGGGAGCATCTGCGCCGAGTACGCCTTCGAGAAGCGCACCGTGGTGCGCGTGGAGGCCCTGCCGTCGCACGTGCGCGACGCGTTCCTCGCCGCCGAGGACGCGGACTTCTACAAGCACGTGGGCCTGGACCCCTTCGGCATCGCGCGCGCCACCGTCAAGAACCTCATCCCCGGCAGCACCAAGTCCGGCGCCTCCACCATCACCCAGCAGGTGGTGAAGAACCTGCTGCTCACGCCGGAGCGCAAGCTGTCGCGCAAGATTCGCGAGTGGATTCTCACGCCGCGCGTCGAGGAGGCGCTCACCAAGGACCAGATTCTCGGCCTCTACATCAACCAGTCCTACTACGGGCAGCGGCGGTACGGCCTGGAGGAGGCGGCGCTCTATTATTTTGGCAAGAGCGCCAAGGACTTGAGCGTGGGAGAGGCCGCCGTCCTCGCGGGCACGGTGCAGAGTCCGCACCGCATCAACCCGGTGACGAACATGACGCGGGCCAAGTCCCGCCAGCGCTACGTGCTGCGGCAGATGTCCAACCAGGGCTTCGTGCCGTTGAAGATCGTGGAGGGGGAGCTGGACAAGCCCATCGTCCTGGCGCCCCGCCCCAAGCCGAGGGTGGGCCCGTACTACGCGGAGGAGATTCGCCGCACCCTCATCGAGCGCTATGGCGAAGAGGCGGTGATGCGAGGTGGCCTGCGCGTGGACATCGCCATGGTTCCGCACCTCCAGGTCGCCGCGGAGCAGGCGGTGCGCGACGGGCTGGAGGCGATGGACCGGCGCCAGGGCTACCGAGGTCCCCGCGGCACGCTGGAGGACGCGCGGTGGGCGCGGCTTCGCGGCATGGTCGTCACCCGCATCGAGGAGGCCGGTCGCCGGCAGAAGGACCAGGGCTACGTCGCGGACCTGTCGCCGCTCGCGCAGGTGGAGAAGCCCGCGGAACCGAAGCCCGGCGCCGTCACGGAGGCCGAGGTGGAAGGCGCGGAGGAGCAGCGCCCGGACCTGTCGTCCGAGGACGAGGCCCCTCCGTCGGAGGAGGAATTGCTGGTGGGCGCGGTGCCCTTGCAGCCGCTGGAGGAAGGGCTGCGGCTGACGGGCTACGTGTCCGAGGTCGATGAGAAGCGCAACATCGCGCGCGTGGACCTGGTGGGCCGCACCGCGGAGGTGGCGTACTCCACCGTCACCTGGGCCCGGCAGAAGGGAAAGAGCGCGCCGAAGAACATCTCGGACGTGTTCGCGAAGGGGCAGCTCGTCTTCGTGCGAGTCCTGAAGGCGCCGCCCGCCCCGGCCTTCGTGGAGGCCGCGCTGGACCAGATTCCGGAGGTGCAGGGCGGCCTGGTGGCCATCCGCCCGGACAACCGGCACGTCGTCGCGCTGGTGGGTGGGTACGACGCGGCGCGCTCGTCGTTCAACCGCGCCACCCAGGCGAAGCGTCAGCCGGGCTCGTCCTTCAAGCCGTTCCTCTACGGCGCCGCGATGGCGAGCGGACGCTACACGCCGCTGTCCCAGGTGAACGACGCGCCCGAGGCGATTCGCGACCCGTACACGGGCAAGACGTGGAAGCCGCAGAACTACGACCGCAAGTTCGAAGGCCCCATGACGCTGCGCCAGGCGCTCACGAAGTCGAAGAACACCGTGTCGGTGCGCCTCATCGAGTCGCTCACGCCGCCCACTGTCATCGACTTCGCGCGGCGGGCGGGCATCCACTCGGCCATGCCGGAGAACCTCACGCTGGCGCTGGGCACCGGCGAGGTGACGATTCTGGAGGCGGTGAACGCGTACGCCACGCTCCAGGCCAATGGCCGCTACGCGGAGCCGCTCATGCTGCTGCGCGTGCGCGACTCGCGCGGCAAGGTGCTGGAGGAGCATCAGCCGGGCTTCGAGGAGACGCTGCCTCCCGCCGTCGCGTACCTCACCACGTCGCTGATGCGCAGCGTGGTGGAGGAAGGGACCGCGAAGGCGGTGCGCGAGCTGAACCGCCCCGCCGCGGGCAAGACGGGCACCACGCAGGAGTCTCGGGACACGTGGTTCTCCGGCTACACGATGGACTACGTGGCCAGCGCGTGGGTGGGCTTCGATGACAACTCCCCCATGGGGAGCAGCGAGACGGGTGGACGCGCCGCGCTGCCCATCTGGCTCCACTTCATGCGCACCGCGCACGAGGGCCTCCCCGCGCGCGACTTCGAGGTGCCCTCCGGCGTCCTCCAGGTTCGCATCGACCCCGTCACGGGGCTCCTCGCCGGGGCATCCGTTCCGGGCCGGGTGGAGCCGTTCCTCGATGGCACCCAGCCCACCGCCGAGGCCCCTCCGCCGGGCCAGGTGACCACCGACGAGTTCTTCCTCAACGAAGGCAACAGGAAGGGCCTGTGAGCCGAGCCCTGGTTCTCGTCCTCGCCTGGGGACTGTGCGCGTTCGCGGCGCCCGTGTCCCCTTCCACACCGGACAACAGTGCCCCCGCGGTGCAGCGCCTGTCGCAGGCCCTGGCCACGTCGGTGCGTGCGTTGCCCGCGGAGGCGCCTGTCGCGCTGTATCTCTCGGGTGGCTCGGCCGAGCTGCGGCGCGCGGTGGGAAGTGTCCTCGCGGGACGCCTCGCGGCCGTGGGGCTCGCACCCACGCTGGTCGATGCCCCGAGCGCGGAGGCGGCCGAAGGGGTGGCGCGTGCCCAGGGGGCGCGCACGCTGGTGCGGCTGACGCTGGATGTGGAGGCGGGCGCCCTGCGCGCGCGGGGAGATGCGCTGGGCACGTGGGTCAACTTCTGGTCGGGCCGTGCGCCCACGCGTCCGGCGAAGCCTTCAGGGGCGCTCGCCGAGTCGGTGGACGCGGACGCGGAGGTGCTGGCCCTGGCTTCGCTGGGTCTGCCTCCGACGTCGACGGGCTCACCGGAAGGGCCCACCAAGAGCATCCGATTGCTGGGCGCCACGTGGGTTCGACTCGAGCAGCCGGTGGCCGCGCTCGCCGCCGGGGACCTGGATGGGGATGGCCGGGATGAAATCGCGGTGATGACGGAGGCGGACGTGTCCGTCTTCGGCGCGGATGGGCGGCTGCTGGCGCGCAGGGAACTGAGCGCCCTGCCCTTCTCGAGTGCGCCCACTCGCGAGCCCTTTGGGGTGATGGCCGTGTTGCCAGGACCGCCTCGGCTGGCGGCGTGGAGTTCGCGG
Encoded here:
- a CDS encoding OmpA family protein, whose translation is MKLKALCIAVSLVALPGVAAAQSPFDSIKKAAGDAGKASVEKRVNTKLTDEAKKNQCSFKTGTAELAPGCDGKLKKLASALIDAKKQLTAAGVKSYKFEVSGHTDSTGDAAKNKKLSEERAEAIVKELVSRGIERGEINAVGLGSERPLVKPDNTEAKKAKNRRYELQVRL
- a CDS encoding GMC oxidoreductase, with the protein product MDCDWLIIGSGFGGSASALRLTEKGYRVVMLEKGRRLGPADFPKTNWNLRRWLWMPRLGWRGLFKMTFFRHVTVLSGVGVGGGSLVYANTLPVPKDDFFDAPSWGHLAPWKQELPEHYLTARRMLGATVNPLVTESDRVLEQVGQDLGRTDFQPTTVAVYFGEPGVTVKDPYFGGEGPDRTGCIACGGCMLGCRHGAKNTLDRNYLYLAEKRGLSLHADTEATWVRPLPGGGYEVEARQGSGWLPRRKRRFLARNVIFAGGVLGTLDLLLRLKEHPDGLPRLSERLGDGVRTNSEALIGIVSGRKELDLSKGIAIGSILHTDERSHLEPVRYPEGSGFFRLLMAPQVRGARMLSRLARLVGLLARHPLRFLKAWFVPNFARRTVILLYMRTLEGHLRMQRRRGLTTGLRKGLVTGLQEGPAPTTNMPEAFDLAQRVSEKLDGYPMTMVSETVLGIPTTAHILGGCCMGDSAETGVIDHRHRVFGYQGLYVVDGSAISANPGVNPSLTITALAERAMTFIPHAREVDEQAPSGEMAPLKHANR
- a CDS encoding alpha/beta hydrolase-fold protein, which produces MRSLLAACLVLSLAGCVAPREAEPASTVTAAPQVDTSGRVDARPGQVTGTPASPGVHALGLGGARDGLLYVPKSLRPDQPAPLMLVLHGSRGNAGQMLQALQALADSEGLLMLIPDSRGLTWDDKMGKHGEDLRFIDRALAHVFSRHLVARERISVAGFSAGGSYALALGILNGDLFSRVLAFSPGFVHADEPRGMPFIFVAHGDKDQVLSVEGSGRRIVAELRSAGFQVHYHEFSGGHSIPKDVVQAAVQWLREAPPAVSGP
- a CDS encoding alpha/beta hydrolase, with translation MRKRVGLWQSMVCVGLGLFIAGCATVGSAPPVAAEPVPAHQVFVLASAKLKEDRRLTVYLPPGYDAAKDTRFPVLYMPDGGLQEDFPHVASAVDAAIRAGELRPMLVVGIENTVRKRDMTGPSSVPRDLEWVPGSGGSAAFRDFIRDELIPEVEKRFRVTGERAIIGESLAGLFIMETFFLQPELFGTYLALSPSLWWNEEALVREAGARLASRSDLRAALFVSSSNETEDIVPAVARLREVLQASAPPGLKWEVEPRPDLRHDNIYRSSAPAVLRKWLPPVAPR
- a CDS encoding exodeoxyribonuclease III; this translates as MKIATWNVNSVRARQERLLEWLKSAQPDVLCLQELKCTEDDFPMEAVRDAGYHAAVHGQKTYNGVAILAKEEPRDVVKGLSDGVDDTHARLIAATVGGLRVVSAYAPNGQSLDSPQYEYKLEWYGRLRRYLDTRHNPDEALVLGGDWNIAPADIDIYDPKEWEGQTLCTVRERDALPVRLRAVGCVPEAVPRHAALLVVGLPDVGLPEEPGPAHRPPVRVRAVGAAVDGGGHGPGGSQGQAALGPCAGVAGASGLTEGNGP
- a CDS encoding tetratricopeptide repeat protein, whose product is MSPRTRKAPRRTLGFTLPPALKKALLPSCLAALGLAAWSDVPIPATWRPWVALAEQQVRTAPKPAPVSDASHGFTTAPLPLPAHAPEAPREHLEPAPRPAPEDALALSHEHTRRVDHLSRARTLKDLGDVSGALTEVRRALHDDPADTAALAMAARLARLHGQPEVALLAYARLGNLAPEEAGALIQQARLLVSQGRHAEAVRVGEEAVLRAPEDAEVYQVLGRAHLGAGELSAAILRFQQAVHLDPEHGYALNNLGFAYLRAGEDAKAAEVLAQAAQLLPHVAYVHNNLGVAWERLGKKDEARAAYATATRLSPRYVQARVNTDRMDRLAQADLGSPGLGAREVPALSAP
- a CDS encoding penicillin-binding protein 1A, producing MTLASVMPNPPEASPPSTPAPVPPRPSLGARLWKWTKRLLITGAVGLVLCLLVAVGTYLYFSRDLPSVDTLRNYQLPQVTKVTCGDGSICAEYAFEKRTVVRVEALPSHVRDAFLAAEDADFYKHVGLDPFGIARATVKNLIPGSTKSGASTITQQVVKNLLLTPERKLSRKIREWILTPRVEEALTKDQILGLYINQSYYGQRRYGLEEAALYYFGKSAKDLSVGEAAVLAGTVQSPHRINPVTNMTRAKSRQRYVLRQMSNQGFVPLKIVEGELDKPIVLAPRPKPRVGPYYAEEIRRTLIERYGEEAVMRGGLRVDIAMVPHLQVAAEQAVRDGLEAMDRRQGYRGPRGTLEDARWARLRGMVVTRIEEAGRRQKDQGYVADLSPLAQVEKPAEPKPGAVTEAEVEGAEEQRPDLSSEDEAPPSEEELLVGAVPLQPLEEGLRLTGYVSEVDEKRNIARVDLVGRTAEVAYSTVTWARQKGKSAPKNISDVFAKGQLVFVRVLKAPPAPAFVEAALDQIPEVQGGLVAIRPDNRHVVALVGGYDAARSSFNRATQAKRQPGSSFKPFLYGAAMASGRYTPLSQVNDAPEAIRDPYTGKTWKPQNYDRKFEGPMTLRQALTKSKNTVSVRLIESLTPPTVIDFARRAGIHSAMPENLTLALGTGEVTILEAVNAYATLQANGRYAEPLMLLRVRDSRGKVLEEHQPGFEETLPPAVAYLTTSLMRSVVEEGTAKAVRELNRPAAGKTGTTQESRDTWFSGYTMDYVASAWVGFDDNSPMGSSETGGRAALPIWLHFMRTAHEGLPARDFEVPSGVLQVRIDPVTGLLAGASVPGRVEPFLDGTQPTAEAPPPGQVTTDEFFLNEGNRKGL